The DNA window TATGCTTAACGAAGCCATACAGAAACAAAGAGAGCGAGAGggcgagcgaaagagagggccTGAAAACCTGAACCTCGAATTGCAATTTAATAAGTTGTGATCGCCCATTCTACCTTGATGATTATACAGGTAACTCCGTTTGGCTTCTCATTTATGCATCGCATAGCACTTTGTTTATTTGGCAGTTTTTGCAgcttcatttaatttccatttattttctCTGTTATtccactcgcacacacacacactagcgCACTCTTTTCTCTACTTTATTTTCATTGCAGGTCGCGTGAGAGTGTGTGCGTTTCGATCTTTCACTATGGCTCTTTGTGTTATCTTTTTTGCGCTCACTGACTCACGGCACCAACACCAGCACAgactctcgcacacacacacacacacacacccgtAGGACACGTAGGCACGCAACGCAGAGCGCAGAGCGGCGCCTTGAGACCGTTTGATCCGCTTCTACGAGATCGGGACACGCGGGCACCTGGATGCGTCGACAGGTAAATGGCAACTGAGTGCGAGTCGCAGCTCAGAGGCTATAGATCGCGACCACGGCGGCAGCGAAAGAGAGCGGCGCGCTCTCTTGACCGAGGCAGTAACACACCACAGATGGTGGGAGGGTGGCATTGCCAGCCGAAAccgaaagacttaggcaacgaacttgtTGAGTTTTAAAGTTGAAAATCACATCCTCgaattcaaaatatttgatGAAGTGATACTGTGACCAGAGACCCAAACAGTCATTGTTTTAATGaacttgtttttaatttcctaAAAATGTAGCATACCTAatatgaaatttcaaatataaaGCTGACAAATATTGCTTTAAAAACAAGCAATAtttcttttgtatttcttaaattataaaaaatttctaagtgaaatttatatttttcgttaaaaatacaacacAAATGTAAAGATTTATGTAGGCTAACAAGtgataatattaataaagaaatttaaattcaCCACTTATTCGAACTATTTCACCGTGTTCCCAAACTCCTGGTCCGCTCTCTCCACCCCCCTGTAAACCAACGCCTGTTGGACATGTTGTGCTACTTTTCCGTTTTTGTTGTTCTGCTGCTGTGCTCGCAAAAATATTTCCACCACGGCATAACTAAATGTGCCTGTGGGCTTAACTGGCATACAAGAAGAGAGCCCCTCAAGATTCCAGGCtgaaaatcttaaaaaaagaGGCTTAAGAGTACGGCTGAGTGGGTCTGTGCATGTGTGagctgtgtgtgagtgagctGGATTACAGGCGCGCATGCGCAGCGCACGCCTCTCGCCCTCGCGCTCCCTCTTTTGTTTGCAATggaatttctttcttttcatAAACATGTTTTCTGGCCGCTGTTGTTGGCTTATTACAGCATTTaagaggcaaaaaaaaaaaaatcgaggGGTGCGGGGCTCGGCATAGGGGATCGGGCACACACTAAGCCCAAGTTGCATGAAACAAGTTCAGCGCTCGACTTTGGCTGCGGCAGCTCAGTTTTGGTCCGCTCTCGGCTTGCTGCGTTTTAGCCAGCCCAGCTCTTAACTTCTTCTTGAATGACTGCGGCGCAGGAATGCAGTGTTGTAAATAGCTAAGGCCGCAGCGACGCAAGCGGCGACTGCGACGCCAGCACCGAATGCAAGCGGTCCGCACCACATTGTTGTTGGGCGCAGAATCAGAGCAAGTCGGAGGACGACCGGGCCAACAGATCGCGACAACGATCACAGCAGAGAATTCGAGCTGCAGCTTTGCACAGCCAGAAATATTGTGTCTTACGAGAATACACTGAATTAGGATGTAAACTGCAGTATTTCCTAATGCTCAAGTGGCCATCAAAATTATTACTCCATAAAATGAGATGTTAAGACTTATGACAATGCATTTTTAAAGCCAAGCAATTAATTTTCCCTGTGTAGCGttcgatgttgctgttgccggaGCTAAGGCTGGAGCAATGAAAATTGCTGAGAGCGCCCCGAGGGCTTCCAACTTGGATTGGGACTGGACATGGTTGGGACCCGGGTCTCTTGCCGCTGCTCTTGACCACGATCGATAAGGCTCGCACACACACGGCCACTTCAGAGACGGGCTTTTCGTGTAGGTTATGTTTATGAATTGTCTTGCAGATTTTTGCACACGGAATTATGCGTTTATCTCAGAGGGTTAATTTcactggctgctgctgttgtagctgttgctgccgctctCATTGCTGTTGTTTTCCATGCCCTGGGTAATTAAATCGCAAGAAGctgataatatatggaaaaggGCTCAAAGTGTGCAGGAAAATGGTTTGTTTTGCccctttttttggccaaaagggtTTTCTGGCTCTGCCGCtgcaattgctgctgctgcgcttgCTGCTGTGCATTTGCCCGCTAGGAAATTATTCATGATAACAGAGATTGCATTGATTGATTGTGTGGCTGCACTTGGGATGGGTTCGACTCGGATCTCCTGATCAGGCTTTGGGTGCTCCGGCGTGCTTTGCGGGGCTTGTGGAGGGGGCCGTGGGGTCGCCGGGTTCCTGGGAGCTGTTGCATCGACGGCTACCGAGTCTGAGTTATTTGGGCTATTAAATGTCTGTGATTTGGTCATAAGTTATAGGAACATCGACAATCAATTGTTGGCGGGTCTAGGCGGTTACCACATGTGGCAGTAGCTGGCCCCTGGCAGCTGAATACTGAAACTTAATAGTCTTCGAAAGGAATTTGGTAAGAGCGCTCCGCGAAGGATATTCATACTTAATATGGAAAATtgaattcattaaaatttatttttgaatcaaattattttattttttacttatactCTTAGCTTTTCAACCACAAAATTCCTCTGGCACTTTGACCTTGTTACTCTCTTATATGGTTTAATTACTCCTAATTAAATTACTCCAGCTATTAGCAACGTAGGTCATAAATAAAGCAACtcaaaactaaatataactgCAGAAATAAACCCAGTTAGGAGCCCTTAAAATATGCAATGAAAACGTTTTTGGCCTCGATTCGCACTGAAAGACAAGCCCAAAGTTGAACAACCCAGAAGAGGAGCAGAGTGGGGACCATGTATATGACCAAATATTGGCACAAATGAACGTGTCTCCAGTGCATTGACGAGTCCCCCTTTGGTATCGATCAAACAGAAGACGAGCCAATACCGGAGAGATTCCAGGACAAGCCCCCCATCGAATTGGTGAGCTGCCATGGCGACAATTGCATTGCTGCGAAGCAAATGCTAATGGGAGTGTTTTGGAATCTTGCTGACAGGGCACGACGTGGCACCAAACCCATTACCCAGGCACACTAAACCATATATACCCATGGATGGGGGATATTGGGCCGACCGAGTCTATAAAAGCCCCGACTTGTGTTTGCCGCCGTTTCAGTTCAACTTCATCGCGTCGTCGTCCTGTCGTCCTGTCGCTCACTCTTTTGCAGAAGCAAAGAAACAATTAAAGTGCAACCGCAAGGCGGAAGGAAGTGCATACCACAAGTGATTCCCCTGCTCCAGCGCCGAGTTGCATGTTTGATTGTGCCACAAACTTTTAGCCAAGTTCCCCCCGTGCCCCATGCCCTTGTGTGTAAAATGAAAGCAGACAACTTCTTCAAGTACGACGCCCCTTTGTACCAACCGAAAAATACCAACCGGAGCCACTCGCACTCGCAGAACCAACCGCAAGCCCACACCGGCAACATCGGCCATCTGACATCGTCGCCGCTTCTGACGAGCGACGACCTGCGTCATCTCACCCAGCAGCGGTCCACCGGATACTCGGACAGGGAGAGCATCGCCAGCGTCAGCAGTGCGGGTGGCCGGATTAAGAGGCGATCGAGGTAATCCTTTTGGAAGAAGGAGAAGGGTGCAAGTGGGAGTTGTCTTGAGATGTGGTCAAAAGTTGTTTTCCTTGCAGTTGTTTCCTTAGGAACTGACAGATGCAGTTAACGTCAACTTCTCCTTGCGATTAACAGAGCAGTTGCACAACATTGTAGGGATTATTCAGCGAAGGGCACCTTAAGGAATAAagcttaaaaaattaaaaaaaaaaaaaaaaataattttaagatatattttcattagtCTGCGCTTTACAAGGGTCATTATTATTACcgcaatttaataaaataaaaaactaaaccATATTAACAGATTTTTAGACATGTCATCCAAGAATATAAAaatcaatatattttaatccaactataaaatataatagaaaaaGAACCATGTATAAAAAGATTCTGTTATCCAAATTAAATTCTGGGCCGTATATATCGTAGAGTAATCAAGAAGTTCTATTAAACTAAATTTAAggaattatttattactaaaataatacttaattttataattagaAAAAGTTAGAAATCTCGGTCTTATTTCCACCTAGTTTATTTTATACACCTATCGTATTCCAGCATTGATAAATAGTTTGAATCATCGTGTTATATGTTGCTCTATAGGATTTATCAACCCTTGTGTAGGTGTTTGCTCAACCATGACGCATGCACTCGGCCACAGGAGCAGggttacatttttattttggccaacCTGTCGTCTtggcaacaactgcaacaccaacaccaattGTCACCCCGAAAGGCAGCTTCAGATAGGCTTTTTTCGTTTCGGTCACAGTTCCATTTTACACTTCAGTTGCTGAGCAACTTTGTTCCGTAGTCAAATTCTGTCCAAAAATGTGATCCTAGATGTGCCCTCCAACTTTCCTATAATTTTTAGAAATTTCCCGATGAAGTCTTCGAAGGGAGGCATCACCAAGAAGAGCAAGACCATGGATTACACCAACTACGCCTATAATGAGGCAGTGGGTCGCCTCAAGGTAATGCTGGCCGACAACTCCTACGTGGCACCCAAACTGGGAGGCGGAGTGTCTTCCTATTTGCGCAACCTTAACGAGGATTCCGGGGACAACTTCTCTGACAACCTATCGGTGCGTTTTCCAACCAATTTTGTGCAACGAATTcctgtatacatatatatatatatatatatatttcctgtgtatatatatttctataggTAATTGAGCGACCCGTCTTCTCGGACATTTCCAAGTACTTGTCGCCCAGCCAGAAGTCGCGGATCAGCTCCTATCGCCCCAAGAAGAGCTACTCCTCGGGGTATCTCTCGGCTTCCAAGGAGAATCTAGCTTCCACTCCTTCGCTTTACCCGAGCGCCTCAGTTCCGGCTGCTCCTCTTCCCGCGGACAGTGTCCCGGCTCCTGTAGAGATCTTCAGCTTTATCGAGAAGCAGGAGGACTACATCGAACAGTTGGAAAAGGAATCCAAGTACTGTCGAAACGAGCTGACCAATCTGTTGGGTAAAGTGAAGGATGTGATCAATGAAAATGAGCAGTTGACGGAGAATGCTCGCTCTGAGTTGGTGGGTCTTGGTTCGGGAAATTCCAAGCATCCAATTGCCACCACTAGTCCTTCCTCGGACAGTGACGAGCACTTGATGTTCGCCAGTGGGCGTAAGACCCCGTCCACGCCGAGAAAAGGTGCCTCCAAGGGACAGGTGCAAAGTCCTCGTTATGCAAGCGCACCCAATATTGTTTACGAGGCCAGGATCAGCGAACTGGAAGCCGAACTGATGCAGGCCAGCATCGATCTGAGGCGTCTGCGTACCGAGAACGAGGAGCTAAAGCGGAAACTGAGTCATACGGATCCTCTTACCACTGTGGCCACCTTGTCCGGAGGATCCAACTGTGAATTGCATCGCAAGCAGCTGGAGAGCCTGCAGCAGGACAAGCAAACTCTGGAGGAAAGTGTTCGCCACTTGCAAAGGCTTCTGGATGAGGCAAAGGCCCAGGGTCAGGGTAGCGCCTCGTCCAAGCGATATATCAACGACTTGATGCAGATGGAGCGCTCCCAGGCCGAGCTAGAGGTTCGCCACCTCCGGGATGAACTGGATCGCCAGCACGAGCGGGTCAGGGAGCTGCAGCACGAGATGGCCAGACGGTTGGCCGAGGAGCGGGCCAGTGCCGAAAGGCGTTACAACAGCCAGGTGGATCAACTGGGTGGAGATCTGAGTTGCCAATGGGAGCAGGTGTCCAAGCTTCAGTTGGAACTGGAGCGCCAGAAACGCTACGAAACAGATCTCAAGCGGGATGTGGCCAGTCGCAATTCGCAGATCGAAGAGCTGAAAATGGAACTGAGAGCTAATAGGACCACTTTCCTGGCGGACATGGCGCAGGTGAATGCAGAGAAGCAATCTCTGGAGCAGGACATCACCTCGCTGCGCCTTCAGTTGGATCGGGCTGGCAGGGAGGCCAAAACGGAGGCAGCTCGTCTTAATGCAGAAATAAATTCGCTGAGGCAGCGCCTTGATCGCGGGGATGCTGATCTTCTACACTCCAAACGAGAGGTACTGCGGCTCAATGATGAGATAGCCAATCTGGAAAAGGAGGTAAATCATAgtatttattgcatttattataTACtgttaaaatgttatcactttTTTTTACAGCTTGCTTATGGGGAGCTAAAGAACGAGATACGACCCACCAAAAAGGATCTGGACAAGAGGATCTCTGAGTTGCAGGATAAGCATGGTAAGTGGGCCAAGTTAACACTTTAACTGGATCACTTCTATCTTTCTACACCCACTTCACCTTTCACTATCCTCTCTATGAACTCTGGTTAAGCTATTGATGCTCCTATTGTGTTCTGCGTGTGTGTCAAATGATATAAAGTCAACTATATTCCAAAGATTCGAACTCGAAATTAACTACAGAGAAATATTCAATAGTTTATCCATGAGTTTGTTCTGTAGCGCGTTGCATTAAATCCCATATCAAAGTACATGAAACATATATAACTAAACCGTTAAATGTCTGTTTGTAGCGGGAACGGTAAATGAGCTTGAGGAAATGATAACATCTCAGAAGCAACTCATGGATAAACTGACCAACGAGTGTAAGACCTTAACGGGCAAATTAGAGGACACGACCTACAAGCACAAGTAATTATGATCAAATAATACCTAAGCGTATCACCTAGAAATTCTGCAAACTCAAATCGATTTGGCTTTTAGCAATCTATTTATACTATAGTGTAAGTCTTACCAGTTCGATTAAGTTGTATAGTCACAGTTAATTATTACAAAACGACACCCAATGGTATGTGGGCAATTGATTGAAAGCCTTTCGACATACGGAAACCACCGCACAGCGCAATATGAAATTCAAGGCCAAACCAAAGTTTTCCCACCAGTGCATTCCGAACACCAATTTTCTTTTCCGAGATTCATTCGTTCCACACCAAAGCAAACGCAATAACATAAACATCTCGACCTAGCTTGAGACTGGATTAACACGCTGTACTTGTACTTCTTCAAACCTTTCTTTTGCTGCCTACCCGCCACGCAAATTTCATGGTAATTAGAACCAATTTGCGATCTTGTgatgccaacaacaacaagcgagCCCTTGACCCCAACAACAATATCAGCTCCTACAGCACTAAAAGAAAGCGCAAGCGAGTTCACTTTGCCGCCTGATCTGGAACTGACCGATTATCCAGGAGATGTGGCTGCGGATGTCGCTGCTGCCACAAATGCGGATGCTGTTGCCGGCGATGGCGATGAGATTCTGCAGAACATAATCAGAAGCAATGAGCGGCTGGCCAAGGAGTTGGCAAAGATGCCGCCGCTTCCCAAGATCTCCAGCTACAAGAAGTCCAGAGCCAGAGCAGAGGCACCAACGCCAATAGCAGCAGCATCTGAAACAGCAGCGACACCAGCGTCATCCAAGATCAAATGCTTTTGCCCCAGTTTCATGCGACACAGACACGAGCATGAGCACATCCATACGTTGCGCAGacgcagcagcggcagcaacatcagcagcgaGACGAATGTTGCATGTTGCCGCAGTAGTCGCAACAACGGCagggcaacagcagcaacagcaacatcagcatcgccaacagcagcaacatcgttCAGCAAAGCGCGTACACAAACCACGCACAGCAAGAGCATGAAATGTCACGGCCACGAATCCACCCTAGACACGCACCACCAGCACGAGCACCACCGCAccacaagcagcagcagcagcaccaccgccGAGCCGCATCATCATCCTGACTGCTGCCATCCATGCAAAACGGATCCGTTGCCTTGGCTGCAACAGCATTTAGTTTTGAACCAGATCCTCAGTAGTAGTGCCACCGCCTGCCAGCCCACGTGTCAAGTGCAACACTTGACGGTGGAAGCTGATAGTATGGCAGCCACATCGGCAGAAGCCACATCATCCACTGCCTGCAGAGGTCCTGGCAGTAATGCTCTGAGCGCCAGCATCAAGCCAAAGTTGTACTTTgagcagctgctgcggcggGACGGTTGCCACAAGAAGCCGCGTCCGCCCGTCAAAGTGGACGTCAATGTGCGACTGGTGCCCAAGCAGCCCAAGCCGAAGGTCACTCGCTCCCTGAACGAGACGTTCGTCAAGGAGGTGGACGAGGTGGCACAGGCGATGAACGAAACCTTTGTGAAGGAGACGTCGCCGGAGCTGGCTCGGATCGATGAGCAGCTGGCGGAGCTGGAGAGCAATCGAGAGCGCGAGGATCACGAGGATAACGAGGAGGTGGACGAGGAGacggaggagcaggagcaggccACCAAGCTTTGATAGCGTTATTCTAAGCCACAAGAATAGTATTAAGTTTTAGGTATATGCATAGGGATAATCCATTTGAATATATCAATTTATaagaatattttcatttgataATGATTAAAGTTTAGTAAATTGGGATTATAGCACTAATACTTATACTAGcagataattttatttctttttgcgAGCTTTTAGTTTGACCTGTTTTAAGTTGacatattttctgtttttgatgaACCACAGTCTGGAGAAGCAGCAGCTGAGAGCCACAAACGAGCAGCTAATGTCACGCCTTAGGCAAATCTGGGGCAAATACAAGGCACAACTGCCAGCGCACCAGGGATCCCCGGAGCTGAGCTCCGAGGACATGCGGGAGGAGCACCCAATTAAATCCGTGACGGTACCTAACAGTATTTAACTAATATCTTTTTCCCTCTTTCTTTCTTCCATCCGATTCTCTTTCTATCTTTCCCTATCTCGATAACCTACATTTAAACTTTCTTGAAGAGAGGAAATATCTGCTTTACAATCGAATCTAGAGTATCTGTCCAATCGCATGTTGAGTAATGAGGAGCATATGAGTAAATTAGATAGCTCACCACACGATTATACTAGCTTAGTACCCGGAAAAGGTAAATTCCCCGATTCCCATCAATAACCAAGTAGAGCACCTTCATCCCATAGTTCTATAACTGATTTAACCACCCCATCAGAAACGGAAGCTGAAGTCAAGGAGGCGGATCTGCCCGATAAAGAACCCATTTAGACCCTATTCACACGACGACTCCAGCCACACTCCTATAACACTTGATTGGCGATCCACTCTAATCAAAATTCTTGTACTCACACAGCCGCTTACGACTACCAGGCAGCGACATATGGCACCCCAATCGAACCCATACAAAGCACCCCACAACCACACAACAGCGCCAGCGACAGTGATTACACGTCCGGAGGGATTGTCTTGGGCGATGGAGCAACTGCATccgcaacagcagcggcagccaCAGCAGCCAGTATTGCtgcaggagcagctgcagcagcaggatcaGGATCAACAGCCACTGGACGAAAGAGCAGCATCGCCGACTATGGACTCCAAGATAACGATGACGAGAATCTCAAGGACAACCTTGGCCTGGgcgagaagcagcagcaacaacagcagcagcaggacctGGACAGGCAAAGGGAGCGAGAGGAACGCGACCGGGAGCTCCAGCAACTCCGCGAGCAGCGCGAAAAACGGGAAAGGGAACGCGAGCGGGAACGGGAACGGGATCAggccgagcagcagcagcaggcggagcagcagcaaccacagTCGCAACCTCTGGCAGAGAGCAGCATTACCAATGCCGGCAGCGCCAATCTGGCCGCCTATAACACAGACTACAGTGCCTACGATCAGCAGCAGTACGACGCCAGTGCCTATGATCCCAATGCCTATGGCCAGCAGCAGTACGAGGGGCAGCAGTACGACTACGGCGATGCGGGAGCCGGATACGACTATGGAGCAGCTGACTATGGACAGTCTGGATACCAGTATGACGCCGCGCCAGGAGGCACCGCAGCCGGCCAGTCACAGCCACAGTCGCAGTACCAGGCACCAGCTGCCCCCCAGCCAGTGGCCACGGATTACAACAGATCGCCACCGCCATTGGCAGCGGCGGCAACGGGCATCACGTCCCCGCCAGCAACAGGAGCGaccggagcagcagcaacacctgCAGTACcaacagcaggagcaggagcgaGCCGACCACAATCGCGCCCTGGCAGTGGAGCTGTGGGGTCAGCAGCTGCGGCTGGAGCAGTCGCCGGCGGAAAATCCGCTGTGCCACAACAGCCTGCCGCGTCAGCCGCCGGCAAGAAGTAGCTGGAGTCCCGACTGCGAGGATCGCCTGACGCTGGAGTGCTCCATCAGTAGTCCCAGCCTGATGCGCTCGTCCAACGATGAAACCTGCTCGGAATTGGCCGATCTCAGCGAGACCTTTGTGGTCGTGGCTGACAATGGTTCGGAGGAGCAGAGCTTGTCCCCGGCCCAGACCACCATCATCACGGCCAGAAGGTCAAGTGCTCCGGCCGTGGTCCAGCAGGCGGACATTGCCAACGATACAGTCACCATCGAGCGCCATCTAGATGCCCACGATTAGGGGTCAGCACCGAGTTCTCCAGCAACAGTTTCTTCAATCAACATACTTCTACTCATGTGTTCCATAATTAAACGAAGAAGAGAAATACATGTTTTATAACTAATAAATCCATTTGAAATAGGttgattttgttattttatttttaattagctAGTTGAAGAGATTCAAAGGTATAAAAACTAGACTGGTAGGATGGTATTAAATCCATTTCGAGGCTGAGTTTAATGACTACATAATACTAAAACGTCGCAATCACTTTTCTGCCTTTCgcaatttcaaaataaacgCTTTTGCCTCTTGCATAATTTCCGCCAGTAATAACTATTAATGTTAGAACTAATAAACAACTTCGTGGTGTAAGTGCTTTGCGCCACGCAATCCTGTCAAAACAACCAAAATGATAGGCAGACGGGCATTGTTCATGTCCTGACTGACATCCTCGTCAATTGCCAGCGACAACTGGGCCAAGCACTCATAAAGTGGCAAACTAAAATGAACTTGACTTTGAGCTTGGAGGTTAGCCGTTTGCTGATTTCGATGAGGTAACACGAATGTAAGTAATTTGATCTAGGAGCTGTCCGGATAGGCGGTTCCTATCAGGCGCATGCCGTTCCATTTCCATCCGTGGGAGACAATCGTGGCGGAGGCATGGCCCAACTGGATGTGGCAGGGTTCCTCCTCCGCCGTGGCCAGGAAGCAAGCGGTGTATAGGGCGAGGTCAAGTTCGGGCGAGGTGCCCACAAAGAAGCCGTTGACTGGCTTATTGATGTTGTGGAACGTGTAGCGAACGCTGAGGACCATTTGGTTGTGCTGAGGAAATAAAGCAATCCCCTTTTATAAGGATCATCTAATACATCTGCCTTTAAGCCCTACCTTTCCCATTTCCTTGTGGTTCAGCCAGCCCTTGTAGTCCACATTTCCACGCTGCTCTTGATCGGCAAAGTACAGCCAGTTATGCAGGCCCAGGACCTTCTGGTCCCGAATCTCCGCCATGAAGACGTGCTCGAAACTGGAACTGCCCACAATGCCACGACCTCTGGAGTAGGGAGTGAACCACAGCTCCTGCAGCAGACGCAGCTGATCGTCATATTCTACGCTCACAATATCTAGAGGGTATTGGATAGGTATGCTAATctgatttatttgatttaaaggTTACTCACCCTTGTGTACCAAATAACGCATGGTCAGCTTCATCACACGCGTACCCATCACGGCCCTAAGGAAATCATGCTGCTCCTGGATGTGCTCCGGCG is part of the Drosophila sechellia strain sech25 chromosome 3R, ASM438219v1, whole genome shotgun sequence genome and encodes:
- the LOC6606192 gene encoding poly(U)-specific endoribonuclease homolog, translating into MDAVQQQTNSTSNIDSAKCQKLKRFVIVGLLITIGILSWHFYEYFHSKPLPKTPDDVLTLSKNLYAEETEVSPYLYKVNIQGKTTSGAHDDRAPRNLFELHQDLLARDANSTTALLMRLFDNYELDVAVQEHPTPEHIQEQHDFLRAVMGTRVMKLTMRYLVHKDIVSVEYDDQLRLLQELWFTPYSRGRGIVGSSSFEHVFMAEIRDQKVLGLHNWLYFADQEQRGNVDYKGWLNHKEMGKHNQMVLSVRYTFHNINKPVNGFFVGTSPELDLALYTACFLATAEEEPCHIQLGHASATIVSHGWKWNGMRLIGTAYPDSS